The following coding sequences lie in one Flavobacterium sp. 20NA77.7 genomic window:
- the fabV gene encoding enoyl-ACP reductase FabV has protein sequence MIIEPRMRGFICLTAHPEGCAQNVKNQIEYVKSKGKINGAKNVLVIGASTGFGLASRITSAFGCDAATIGVFFEKGPAEGKTASPGWYNSAAFEKEAAQAGLYAKSINGDAFSNEVKQQTIDLIKQDLGQVDLVIYSLASPVRLHPTTGVLHRSTLKPIGAKFTNKTVDFHTGIVSEVSIEPAVQEDIDNTVVVMGGEDWAMWMNDLKEAGVLAQGAMTVAYSYIGPEVTEPVYRKGTIGRAKDHLEATAFEITDALTSIGGKAFVSVNKALVTQASSAIPVIPLYISLLYKIMKEEGIHEGCIEQMQRLYADRLYNEQNIPTDEQGRIRIDDWEMRADVQEKVAAFWKQATTENLSEIGDLEGYKQDFLNLFGFGFTGVDYLKDTNEMVLVPSI, from the coding sequence ATGATTATTGAACCTAGAATGCGTGGATTTATATGTTTGACAGCTCATCCTGAAGGTTGTGCGCAAAACGTAAAAAATCAAATAGAATATGTAAAATCAAAAGGTAAAATTAACGGAGCAAAAAACGTATTAGTAATAGGTGCTTCAACAGGATTTGGTTTAGCCTCAAGAATAACAAGTGCTTTTGGTTGTGATGCGGCAACAATTGGTGTGTTTTTTGAAAAAGGCCCTGCTGAAGGAAAAACAGCTTCTCCGGGTTGGTATAATTCTGCTGCATTTGAAAAAGAGGCTGCTCAAGCAGGATTATATGCCAAAAGTATCAATGGAGACGCATTTTCTAATGAAGTGAAGCAACAAACCATTGATTTGATTAAACAAGATTTAGGTCAGGTAGATTTGGTTATTTATAGTTTAGCTTCACCCGTGCGTTTACATCCTACAACAGGCGTATTGCACCGTTCTACTTTAAAACCAATTGGAGCAAAATTTACAAATAAAACAGTTGATTTTCATACAGGTATAGTCTCAGAAGTTTCCATTGAACCTGCTGTACAAGAGGACATTGACAATACCGTAGTGGTTATGGGGGGAGAAGATTGGGCGATGTGGATGAATGATTTAAAAGAGGCAGGTGTTCTAGCGCAGGGAGCAATGACTGTTGCTTATTCGTATATAGGGCCAGAAGTAACCGAGCCGGTTTATAGAAAAGGGACTATAGGAAGAGCTAAAGATCATTTAGAAGCTACGGCTTTTGAAATAACAGATGCTTTAACATCAATTGGAGGTAAAGCCTTTGTTTCTGTAAATAAAGCGTTAGTTACACAAGCAAGTTCTGCTATACCGGTTATACCATTATACATTTCATTGTTGTATAAAATAATGAAAGAAGAAGGGATACATGAAGGGTGTATTGAACAAATGCAGCGTTTGTATGCGGATAGATTATATAATGAACAAAATATTCCTACAGACGAACAAGGCAGAATTCGAATTGATGATTGGGAAATGCGTGCAGATGTTCAAGAAAAAGTAGCTGCATTTTGGAAACAAGCTACTACAGAAAATCTTTCTGAAATAGGAGATTTAGAAGGTTACAAGCAAGATTTTTTAAATTTATTTGGATTTGGTTTTACAGGTGTTGATTACTTAAAAGATACAAATGAAATGGTACTCGTGCCAAGTATTTAA
- the recN gene encoding DNA repair protein RecN, producing the protein MLLSLSVQNYALIEHLEIDFSANFSTITGETGAGKSILLGALGLIMGNRADLSALKDKEKKCIVEATFKIEAYNLQQLFADNDLDYEATTIIRREILPSGKSRAFVNDTPTNLAELQLLTAYLIDIHSQHDTKELEQQEYQLSILDAMGNNVEVLKEYTAQLSTYKSLVKQLEILKEEQRQSSKEEEYNIFLLQELEAANLKNDEQEILEEELETLNNVEVIHENLAKTIALSQEEQIGFLNTLKESKNALQKIASFSSKYEELVARIQSVIIELEDVSDLCAEYVEKVIFDPERMNWLTSRLQLIYDLQKKHYVQTVSELLEIQASLTIKVGRVTGLGDEIQALSEKIESQEKQVINLATILSNNRAKAIPDFSSKAEVILKELGIPNAAFQINLIPSISFLTSGKDELQLLFSANKGSNFGTLKKVASGGEMSRIMLAIKSILADFTQLPTIVFDEIDTGVSGEIALKMAEIMKQMSQKRQVFAITHLPQIAAKGNQHYKVSKFIQGETTLSKIEKLASEARIHELAEMLAGKNYTESAITHAKTLLN; encoded by the coding sequence ATGTTGTTGTCTTTATCTGTTCAAAATTATGCCCTTATTGAGCATTTAGAAATTGATTTTTCTGCTAATTTTTCTACTATTACAGGAGAAACAGGGGCGGGTAAGTCAATATTATTAGGTGCACTCGGTTTAATTATGGGAAATAGAGCCGATTTGTCTGCTTTGAAAGATAAAGAAAAAAAATGCATTGTTGAAGCTACCTTTAAAATTGAGGCTTACAACTTACAGCAACTTTTTGCTGATAATGATTTAGATTATGAAGCTACAACCATTATCAGAAGAGAAATTTTACCTTCTGGTAAATCAAGGGCTTTTGTTAATGACACCCCTACTAATTTAGCTGAATTACAATTGTTAACAGCCTATTTAATTGATATTCATTCACAGCATGATACCAAAGAATTAGAACAACAAGAGTATCAGTTGTCTATTTTAGATGCTATGGGCAACAATGTAGAAGTATTAAAAGAGTATACAGCACAGTTGTCAACTTATAAATCATTAGTCAAGCAACTAGAAATCTTAAAAGAAGAACAACGCCAAAGTAGTAAAGAAGAGGAATATAATATATTCTTGTTACAAGAATTAGAAGCTGCTAATCTAAAAAATGACGAACAAGAAATTTTAGAAGAAGAGCTAGAAACTCTTAATAATGTTGAAGTAATACATGAAAATTTAGCCAAAACAATAGCATTGAGTCAGGAAGAGCAAATAGGTTTTTTAAACACATTAAAAGAATCAAAAAATGCGTTACAAAAAATTGCTTCTTTCTCCTCAAAATACGAAGAATTAGTAGCACGTATACAATCGGTAATTATAGAATTAGAAGACGTTTCAGATTTATGTGCCGAATATGTAGAAAAAGTTATTTTTGATCCTGAGCGAATGAATTGGTTAACTTCTCGTTTACAACTTATTTACGATTTGCAAAAAAAACATTACGTGCAAACAGTAAGTGAATTGTTAGAAATTCAAGCGAGTTTAACCATAAAAGTAGGTCGTGTTACTGGTTTAGGAGACGAAATACAAGCGTTGTCTGAAAAAATAGAATCGCAAGAAAAACAAGTAATTAATTTAGCTACTATTCTTTCGAATAATCGTGCTAAAGCGATTCCTGATTTTAGTTCAAAAGCCGAAGTGATATTAAAGGAGTTGGGAATACCAAACGCTGCATTTCAAATAAATTTAATACCTTCAATATCTTTTTTAACTAGTGGAAAAGATGAATTGCAACTTCTTTTTTCTGCTAATAAAGGATCAAATTTTGGAACGCTGAAAAAAGTAGCATCTGGAGGAGAAATGTCGCGTATTATGTTAGCGATTAAATCTATTCTTGCTGATTTTACGCAGTTACCTACTATCGTTTTTGATGAAATTGATACGGGTGTCTCGGGTGAAATCGCTTTAAAAATGGCAGAAATAATGAAACAGATGAGTCAAAAACGACAAGTGTTCGCTATTACGCATTTGCCTCAAATTGCGGCTAAAGGAAATCAACATTACAAAGTTTCTAAATTTATTCAAGGTGAAACGACCTTGTCAAAAATTGAAAAATTAGCATCTGAAGCGCGTATTCATGAACTCGCTGAAATGTTGGCAGGAAAAAATTATACAGAATCAGCCATTACACATGCAAAAACATTATTAAATTAA
- the porD gene encoding type IX secretion system protein PorD, which yields MKFRLFLICLFLVCISQAQELRCTATLNYDKVTNVNPQIFKTLEKQISDFLNNTKFTEKEFKNNERINCAFFFIINSFDSNNFNATLQVNSSRPVHNATYTTPVLNLNDKDVQFKYVEFENFIYDQNAFTSNLVSILSFYAHVIIGADADTFASKGGTEAYEKALTVSNMAQSSGYAGWVQTGKNPTRYNLISDLMSPTFDPYRETMYAYHIKGLDIMAGNVKAGKLGISSAIDTLLQLHKVRPNSLLARTFFDAKTDEIVTIFGGGPPVDTSKLIDALQTISPLNSSKWNKIK from the coding sequence ATGAAGTTTAGATTGTTTTTGATATGCTTATTTTTAGTTTGTATAAGTCAAGCACAAGAATTAAGATGTACGGCTACGCTTAATTATGATAAAGTAACCAATGTTAATCCACAAATTTTTAAAACATTAGAAAAGCAAATAAGTGATTTTTTAAACAACACTAAGTTTACAGAAAAAGAATTCAAAAATAATGAACGCATTAATTGTGCTTTTTTCTTCATTATCAATTCATTTGATAGTAATAATTTTAATGCAACATTACAAGTAAATTCTTCACGTCCAGTGCATAATGCAACCTACACTACACCTGTTTTAAATTTGAATGATAAAGACGTTCAATTTAAATATGTAGAGTTTGAAAATTTTATATATGATCAAAATGCATTTACGTCAAATTTAGTCTCTATATTGTCATTTTATGCCCATGTAATTATTGGTGCAGATGCAGATACGTTTGCTAGTAAAGGTGGAACAGAGGCCTATGAAAAAGCACTTACGGTTTCAAATATGGCACAATCTAGTGGATATGCTGGTTGGGTGCAAACGGGAAAAAATCCAACTAGATATAATCTTATTTCTGATTTAATGTCACCTACTTTCGACCCTTATAGAGAAACCATGTATGCTTATCATATTAAAGGTTTAGATATCATGGCAGGGAATGTTAAAGCAGGAAAATTAGGTATAAGCAGCGCTATTGATACATTGCTACAGCTACATAAAGTACGTCCTAATTCCTTATTAGCTCGAACTTTTTTTGATGCAAAAACAGATGAAATAGTTACTATTTTTGGTGGAGGTCCTCCAGTTGATACGTCAAAACTAATAGATGCCTTACAAACTATCTCGCCGTTAAATTCATCTAAATGGAATAAAATAAAGTAA
- the coaBC gene encoding bifunctional phosphopantothenoylcysteine decarboxylase/phosphopantothenate--cysteine ligase CoaBC → MSVLSGKKILLGVSGGIAAYKTATLVRLFIKAGAQVQVVMTPASKDFVTPLTLATLSKNPVYSSFYNEPDDTNAEGVWNNHVELALWADMIVIAPATANTLSKMASGTCDNLVLATYLSAKCPVYFAPAMDLDMYKHSSTLANFTTLQSFGNIMIPAETGELASGLQGEGRMAEPENIISFLEKDLESKLPLKGKKIMVTAGPTYEAIDPVRFIGNHASGKMGFDIALKAAEKGAEVVLITGPTHLCLKHTNVEIVSVVSADEMYEACFANYDAVDAVIAAAAVADYKPKKMATHKIKKSEDTFSIELEKNKDILLSLGQNKKSQFLIGFALETENEIENAKAKILKKKLDYIVLNSLNDKGAGFGTPTNKVTFIDKEFNCFEQELKSKELVAEDIVNLIVKKYEV, encoded by the coding sequence ATGTCTGTTTTAAGTGGTAAAAAAATCTTACTGGGTGTTTCTGGTGGAATTGCTGCTTATAAAACGGCCACATTAGTCAGACTATTCATAAAAGCAGGTGCTCAAGTACAAGTTGTAATGACACCTGCTTCTAAAGATTTTGTTACACCACTTACCCTAGCAACATTATCTAAAAATCCAGTTTATTCTTCTTTCTATAACGAACCTGATGATACAAATGCAGAAGGGGTATGGAATAATCATGTAGAATTAGCACTTTGGGCAGACATGATAGTTATAGCACCAGCAACAGCTAATACGCTTTCAAAAATGGCTTCAGGAACGTGTGATAATTTAGTATTAGCAACGTATCTTTCTGCAAAATGCCCTGTTTATTTTGCGCCAGCCATGGATTTAGATATGTATAAACATTCAAGTACACTTGCAAATTTTACCACCTTGCAATCATTTGGTAATATCATGATTCCAGCAGAAACTGGAGAATTAGCAAGTGGTTTACAGGGTGAAGGTAGAATGGCAGAACCCGAAAACATTATTTCATTTCTTGAAAAAGATTTAGAAAGTAAGTTGCCACTAAAAGGAAAAAAAATTATGGTAACTGCTGGTCCAACCTACGAAGCTATTGATCCCGTTCGTTTTATAGGAAACCACGCTAGTGGAAAAATGGGCTTTGATATAGCGCTTAAAGCAGCAGAAAAAGGGGCAGAAGTAGTCTTGATTACAGGTCCTACACATCTTTGTTTGAAGCATACCAATGTAGAAATTGTTTCGGTTGTTTCAGCAGATGAAATGTACGAGGCTTGTTTTGCTAATTATGATGCGGTTGATGCTGTTATTGCTGCGGCCGCTGTAGCGGATTACAAGCCAAAAAAAATGGCAACACATAAAATAAAAAAGAGTGAAGATACGTTTTCTATTGAATTAGAAAAAAACAAAGATATTTTGTTATCTTTAGGTCAAAATAAAAAAAGTCAGTTTTTAATAGGTTTTGCGTTAGAAACGGAAAATGAAATTGAAAATGCCAAAGCTAAAATTCTCAAAAAGAAGTTAGATTATATTGTGCTTAATTCATTAAATGATAAAGGTGCGGGCTTTGGAACACCAACAAATAAAGTTACTTTTATAGATAAAGAGTTTAATTGTTTTGAACAGGAATTAAAATCTAAAGAATTAGTAGCTGAAGATATAGTCAACTTAATTGTGAAAAAATATGAAGTTTAG
- a CDS encoding DNA-directed RNA polymerase subunit omega: MDLKKTNAPVNTITYNKSVIEEPTGNVYEAITIMARRANQINSEIKKELLDKLDEFATYNDSLEEIFENKEQIEVSKFYEKLPKPHALAVQEWLDGKTYYKNSK; this comes from the coding sequence ATGGATTTAAAGAAAACCAATGCCCCTGTAAACACAATTACATATAATAAAAGTGTAATCGAAGAACCAACAGGAAATGTGTATGAAGCCATTACAATTATGGCTAGAAGAGCAAATCAAATTAATTCTGAAATTAAAAAAGAATTATTAGATAAATTAGACGAATTTGCTACGTATAATGATAGTTTAGAAGAGATTTTTGAAAATAAAGAACAAATTGAAGTTTCTAAATTTTATGAAAAATTACCTAAACCTCACGCTTTAGCCGTGCAAGAATGGTTAGACGGTAAAACATACTACAAGAATTCTAAATAA
- a CDS encoding outer membrane protein assembly factor BamD: MSKYIYIFFSIMVLASCSEYQKALKSEDVEFKNNVFLKLYEKKKYTKAIRLFDMYATAMRANPKAEEVFYKYSKALYLNKEYYSAGYQFESFAANYPRSIHTPEAAFLSAECYSRLSPMYSLDQVDTYKALDKLQAFVDKYPNSEFLPQANALVKTMNEKLELKAFEIAKQYYTTGEYFHNYNTAIKALDNFILDYPGTKFKEDALFYKFGSAYQIAILSVPAKKQERLNDAKELYTNLVKFKPDTKFLAEATKMAETLDRELKQYTN, encoded by the coding sequence ATGAGTAAATATATCTATATCTTTTTCAGCATAATGGTTTTGGCTTCATGTAGCGAATACCAAAAAGCACTTAAATCAGAAGACGTTGAGTTTAAAAACAACGTATTTCTAAAGTTATATGAAAAAAAAAAATATACTAAGGCAATACGATTGTTTGACATGTATGCAACAGCTATGCGTGCCAATCCAAAAGCAGAAGAGGTATTTTATAAATATTCAAAAGCTTTATATTTGAATAAAGAATATTACTCTGCAGGGTATCAGTTTGAAAGTTTTGCAGCAAATTACCCTCGTAGTATACATACACCCGAAGCTGCTTTTTTGAGTGCAGAATGCTATTCAAGATTGTCGCCTATGTATAGTTTAGATCAAGTGGATACCTATAAAGCATTAGACAAACTTCAAGCATTTGTAGATAAATATCCAAACTCTGAATTTTTACCACAGGCTAATGCTTTAGTGAAAACAATGAATGAAAAGTTAGAGTTGAAAGCATTTGAAATCGCAAAACAATATTATACAACTGGAGAATATTTTCACAATTATAATACAGCAATTAAAGCACTTGATAATTTTATTTTAGATTATCCAGGAACAAAATTTAAAGAAGATGCTTTGTTTTATAAATTTGGTTCAGCGTATCAAATAGCTATTTTATCTGTTCCTGCAAAAAAACAAGAACGATTAAATGATGCTAAAGAATTATATACTAATTTAGTTAAATTTAAACCAGATACTAAATTTTTAGCTGAAGCTACTAAAATGGCAGAAACATTAGATAGAGAATTAAAACAATATACAAATTAA
- the dapA gene encoding 4-hydroxy-tetrahydrodipicolinate synthase: protein MQSLIGTGVALVTPFKKDFSVDTEALTRIVDYVIDGGVEYLVVLGTTAESATLSSEEKELVIATISAANKNRVPIVLGVGGNNTHKVVEELKTRDFTGFSAILSVSPYYNKPTQEGIYQHFKAVAEASPLPVILYNVPGRTSSNMLPSTVIRLANDFKNVIAIKEAAGDIVQAMKLIQHKPEGFLVISGDDMVTLPMVLAGGAGVISVIGEGFPKEFSEMVRLGLNRKVEEAYQLHYKLADAIDMIFEQGNPGGIKEVFKHLGLSENTVRLPLVNVDENLSNRIGDFIKKLN, encoded by the coding sequence ATGCAATCATTAATAGGAACAGGTGTGGCATTAGTAACACCATTTAAAAAAGATTTTTCTGTTGATACAGAAGCCTTAACCAGAATTGTAGATTATGTCATTGATGGCGGTGTAGAATACTTAGTGGTTTTAGGTACAACTGCAGAATCGGCGACATTAAGTTCGGAAGAAAAAGAGCTTGTAATAGCTACTATCTCCGCAGCAAATAAAAACCGAGTACCTATTGTGTTAGGAGTAGGAGGGAATAATACCCACAAGGTAGTGGAAGAATTGAAAACTAGAGATTTCACAGGTTTTTCTGCTATTTTATCTGTTTCGCCTTATTATAATAAGCCCACACAAGAAGGAATTTATCAGCATTTTAAAGCAGTTGCAGAAGCTTCTCCACTTCCTGTTATATTATATAATGTTCCAGGTAGAACCTCTAGTAATATGTTACCTTCAACTGTAATTAGATTAGCAAATGATTTTAAAAATGTAATTGCGATTAAAGAAGCTGCTGGCGATATTGTTCAAGCTATGAAATTGATTCAACATAAACCAGAAGGATTTTTAGTGATTTCAGGTGATGATATGGTTACGTTACCTATGGTATTAGCAGGTGGAGCAGGTGTTATTTCTGTTATTGGCGAAGGGTTTCCAAAAGAATTTTCCGAAATGGTTCGATTAGGATTAAATAGAAAAGTAGAAGAAGCGTATCAATTGCATTATAAATTAGCAGATGCTATTGATATGATTTTTGAACAAGGAAATCCAGGAGGAATTAAAGAAGTCTTTAAACATCTTGGTTTGTCAGAAAACACAGTTCGTTTGCCGTTAGTTAATGTAGATGAAAATCTATCAAATAGAATAGGTGATTTTATTAAAAAACTGAATTAA
- a CDS encoding DUF6913 domain-containing protein: MFSRIIKNFFLKRKIYKKIESFTLPHSDSKIASIGLLVDESYFLYTAQLIEEICAFGFQPSQIELLCFVDKKKKGSAENKLYFTYKDIAWSGTVKNAEVLNFTAKSFDLLISYYDIEKAPLLAVSFLSKAKFKIGFQTIHKKVNHLVVNEFAENYKTFISEVFKYLKIINKI; the protein is encoded by the coding sequence ATGTTTTCAAGAATTATTAAAAACTTTTTTCTAAAAAGAAAAATTTATAAAAAAATAGAGTCATTTACCTTACCTCATTCGGATTCTAAAATAGCATCGATTGGGTTACTAGTTGATGAATCTTACTTCCTTTATACAGCCCAATTGATTGAAGAAATTTGTGCTTTTGGATTTCAACCAAGTCAAATAGAATTGCTTTGTTTTGTAGATAAAAAAAAGAAAGGAAGTGCTGAAAATAAATTGTATTTTACTTACAAAGACATAGCATGGTCAGGTACTGTGAAAAATGCAGAAGTACTAAATTTTACAGCCAAATCGTTTGATTTGTTAATTAGTTATTATGATATTGAAAAAGCCCCATTATTGGCAGTTTCTTTTCTTTCAAAAGCCAAATTTAAAATAGGTTTTCAAACCATACATAAAAAAGTAAATCATTTAGTAGTAAATGAATTTGCAGAAAATTACAAAACATTTATTTCGGAAGTGTTCAAATATTTAAAAATAATAAATAAAATCTAA
- a CDS encoding 5'-nucleotidase: MLSKNKNTISFDTFFVTILTLSVFISCKPTSYTNYKIEGKKIPITNEFKTDPTIDAYVEPYRAHINKDLDSVLSFCPVTLDKFKGEYQTNIGDFIADACVELANPIFYKREQKNIDGAIFNHGGIRTIIPQGNVTKRTAYEVMPFENTLIVVALKGSQLQDIASYFMKEKKPHPLYGFHIYLNDKLEVTKMTVNNQPIEASKTYYVLTSDYLSNGGDNMTFFLKNEGKYDLNYKMRNVLIDYFASHKSIEALPKSRVTKE, from the coding sequence ATGTTATCCAAAAATAAAAATACTATTTCATTTGACACTTTTTTTGTTACAATTTTAACATTAAGTGTTTTTATTTCTTGTAAACCAACTAGTTACACAAACTATAAAATTGAAGGAAAAAAAATCCCAATTACAAATGAATTTAAAACTGATCCAACAATTGATGCGTATGTTGAACCCTATAGAGCTCATATAAACAAGGATTTAGACAGTGTTTTATCATTTTGCCCTGTTACTTTAGACAAATTTAAAGGCGAATACCAAACAAATATTGGTGATTTTATTGCCGATGCTTGTGTAGAATTAGCTAACCCTATTTTTTACAAAAGAGAACAAAAAAATATTGATGGAGCTATCTTTAATCATGGTGGTATTAGAACAATAATTCCTCAAGGAAACGTAACAAAACGCACTGCCTATGAAGTGATGCCGTTTGAAAACACACTTATTGTTGTAGCTTTAAAAGGAAGTCAATTACAAGATATTGCTTCTTACTTTATGAAAGAAAAAAAGCCACACCCTCTTTATGGATTCCACATTTATTTAAACGATAAATTAGAAGTAACAAAAATGACGGTTAACAACCAACCTATTGAAGCTTCAAAAACATATTACGTTTTGACTTCTGATTATTTATCAAATGGAGGTGACAACATGACTTTCTTTTTAAAAAATGAAGGCAAGTATGATTTAAATTATAAAATGCGAAATGTTCTTATTGATTACTTCGCTAGTCATAAATCTATTGAAGCCTTACCAAAATCAAGAGTCACTAAAGAATAA
- a CDS encoding bifunctional metallophosphatase/5'-nucleotidase: MKRRTFLKNTAASTTFIGLGGISLSSFSSVDEKKITILHTNDVHSHIDPFPADHPRNPNMGGAARRASIIEQIRKEEKNVLLLDAGDIFQGTPYFNYYGGELEFKIMSMMQYDLATMGNHDFDNGLEGFYAQLPHAKFEFVSANYDFKNTLLDAIVKPYKIFTKDSVKIGIFGLGVELEGLVDKQNYKETIYHNPIEVAKDVTKKLKEEEKCDLIICLSHLGFNNKNEPEKPCDVKLAQETKDIDIIIGGHSHTFLDKPVIYKNTEGKNVVINQVGAYGINLGRIDFYLSSDKKYIGQEKNIVV, encoded by the coding sequence ATGAAAAGAAGAACATTTTTAAAAAATACAGCAGCAAGTACAACATTTATTGGATTGGGAGGCATTTCTCTAAGTAGCTTTTCCTCAGTAGACGAAAAAAAAATCACTATTTTACATACAAATGACGTACACAGTCATATAGATCCTTTTCCGGCAGATCATCCTAGAAATCCAAACATGGGAGGAGCAGCTAGAAGAGCAAGTATCATTGAGCAAATTAGAAAAGAAGAAAAAAATGTATTGCTTTTAGACGCTGGTGATATTTTTCAAGGTACTCCTTATTTCAATTATTATGGAGGTGAATTAGAATTTAAAATCATGAGCATGATGCAATATGATTTAGCTACAATGGGTAATCATGATTTTGACAATGGATTAGAAGGCTTTTATGCACAATTACCTCACGCAAAATTTGAATTTGTATCTGCTAATTATGATTTTAAAAACACCTTATTAGATGCTATAGTAAAGCCCTATAAAATTTTTACTAAAGACTCCGTTAAAATTGGAATTTTCGGCTTAGGCGTTGAACTTGAAGGCCTTGTAGATAAACAAAATTATAAAGAAACCATTTATCACAATCCTATTGAAGTAGCAAAAGATGTTACAAAAAAATTGAAAGAAGAAGAAAAATGCGACTTAATTATTTGCCTGTCGCACTTAGGGTTTAACAATAAAAATGAACCTGAAAAACCTTGCGATGTTAAATTAGCTCAAGAAACCAAAGACATTGACATTATCATTGGTGGTCATTCACATACATTTTTAGACAAACCTGTGATTTATAAAAATACTGAAGGAAAAAATGTGGTTATTAATCAAGTTGGCGCTTATGGCATCAACTTAGGAAGAATTGATTTTTACTTAAGTTCGGATAAGAAATACATTGGTCAAGAAAAAAACATTGTTGTATAA